caaaggggcaatttatcatggccaatccacctaacctgcacatctttggactgtgggaggaaaccggagcacccagaggaaacccacgcagacatgaggagaatgtgcaaactccacacagacagtgacccaagccaataattgaagctgggtccctggcgttgtgaggcagcaatgctaaccactgtgccaccccacaatgatcatcagtagactccagatattttttattgagttcaaattccaccatctgtgtggcgggattcgaacccaggcccccagaacattagctgagtttctggatcaatagtctagcaataataccactagaccatcgcatCCCCAGCATTTCATTTCAACTCCTTAGGCTTTTCAGTGAGTTTGTCTCCCAGGATGTACTCAGCCCTCACTAACCATTGCTCTTGTGTTTAGGTAAAGCCAGCGGAGCAGAAGCTGAAACTTGAAACCATTGATGATCTGCAGTTCATCATCAGGTTGAAAAAGAAGAAGCAAACTAAGGCCATTGTTGTGGAATGCCCAGCCGAGGAGGAACCCCAACCTATCGTAAGTCAAAGGCAACACAGCCTCAAAGTTAGGAAATCAAGAAATGGGAGCTGGTtttctttaaaaagaaaactaaCCCTTTCCTTGTGTTTTGTTCCAGACTGGACCTGTCGATGTGGAGACCTTTTGGAAAGCAGCAGTGGACAATAAACCAGCTGTGATTGAGAAATACCTGGCGGACGGGGGGCATCCAGATGTGTGTGACCAGGTAAAGAGCCAATCCAATCTATCAATGATAGTTTTAGTAATTCTGGCCAATTACAGGAAGTGAAACAATCCCTCTTTTTTTATATTTTAATAGTTTAACAGGACTGCCATGCACCGGGCCTGCTCAGAGGGCAACGAAGAGATTGTGCTGAAACTATTAGAAGCTGGAGCCTCCATTGAGTTTCGAGATATGGTACTGATCAGGCCATCAATATCTGTCTATATCTTTCAGACACACTAATGGTGAATGGGTGATTGAGGGAATATTAACTTTAACAATTTCTTACAATGACTGCATGAAGTGTTTTGCATTACCTGCACTCCAGGGACTAAACTACATTATTGGTTGATGAGTATGGGACTAAGGAACATAGTCTAAAAATGGGAGGCAGGCTTTTCAAGAATGAAGTTAGGAAAGATTTCTGCCAGCAAAGAGCAATGGAAGTTGTGAATGCTGTTTTACAAACAATTGATGTTTGGTTAATTTTTTACATTGAAATCTGAAATTAATAGAAATGTGTTATCTCAAAGTATTTACGGGGAAAGATCAGTGCATGTTACAGATCAGCCGCatttttattgaatggcaaagtagACTCAAGGGACTAAATACCTTAACCCTTTCATATGTATCTATAATCTTGTTCTGCTTTGAGAAGGGATACAAGACAAAATGGGTTGCGTGCACACATGGTTAATGCTGCATTTTGATATGGTCAATGCCAACCCATCATGTGATTGCACATGTTATTTCATGGCACTTTTAATTTGCATTAATTGTGAAATATTGGTTACTCACAACAGTGACAATTGATTAATTAAACTTGCTTCTGGTGCAGCTCAGCGCAACAGCGGTCCATTGGTCCTGCCGTGGGGGTAACCTGGAAGTGCTGAAGACCTTATTAAACAAAGATGCAAATGTAAATGCCAAAGACAAGGTGAGCAGCTATCCATATACTCAAATATCATGCCAAGATTCACTTGTAATAAAGTCAGTTTGCCAATATTATTACTATCATATACACTGATGAACTGCGAGGTGTCAAGTTTGAAATTCTTCAgctggcggcaaggtggcacaatggttagcactgctgcctcacagtgccagggacccggtttcaattcccggcttgggtcactgtctttgtggagtttgcacattctcctgtgtctgctgggtttccgccaggtgctccggtttcctctcacaaagatattcaaggatgtgcaggttaggtggattggctgtgctaaattgcccttagtgtcagggggacgagctagggtaaaatgcatagggttatggggatagggcctgggtgggattgtggtcagtgcagactcgatgggccgaatggcctccttctgcactgtagtattctatgattccatgattctagttGGCAGCCTCATCAGCCTGGTGTAGGGCAGTGACACTACCACTGAAGCACAGGTCAGAGCACATGTTGATTATATGCACCATGATTTGCACTTTGCCACAGTTGCACAGGGGTGAGTCACGGTGTCCACATTGGAAGAGGTTGTTGCGGCAGGGTCCGACTCCAGTCCTTAACTTCTCAGTTTGAACTATTTGCCGCGTGGAGGTCGAAGCCTGGGATTTCCAAAATGGGATCATCAACCAGGTGCTGATTTGCCAATAACTGCtttctgtttcttgttttaatacaGCTATGTAGTACCCCTTTACATGTTGCTGTCCGAACAGGCCGTTATGATTGTGCTGAACACCTTATTGCATGTGGAGCAGACCTGAACGCCAGAGATATAGTACGTATTAATGCATGTaaaatctgtctgtctgtatgtctatCTATGTAGATTATATTAaagtctgtggtgggtaagttgttggaaggtattctgagagacaggatctacaggctttTAGAGAGGCAGGGACTGATTAATGACAGTCAGCATgtctttgtgagtagaaaatcatgtctcatgactttgattgagttttttgaaggggtaaccaagaaggtagataagagcagtgcagtcgatgttgtctacatggactttagcaaggcctttgacaaggtaccacatggtaggctgttgcataaggttaaatcccacgggatccagggtgaggtcgccaattggatacaaaattggcctgacgacagaagacagaaggtggttgtcgagggttgtttttcaaactggaggcctgtgaccaacggtgtgcctcaggaattggtgctggatccactgttacttgccatttatattaatgatttagatgagaatttaggaggcctggttagtaagtttgcagatgacactgagaatgatggcatagtggacagtgagaaagttatctaggattgcaatgggatcttgatcaattgggccagtgggctgatgaatggcagatggagtttaatttagataaatgcgaggcgatgcattttggtagattgaaccagggcaggacttattcagttaatgatagggtgttggggagagttacagaacaaagagatctggggaacTGGttcctagctccttgaaagtggagtcacaggtggacagggtggtgaagaaggcatttagtatgcttggtttcattggtcagaacattgaatacaggagttgggaggtcttgctgaagttgtacaaggcattggtaaggccacacttggaatactatgtacagttttctggttaccctattatggaaggatattattaaactagaaagagtgcagaaaatatttactaggatgctaccaggacttgatggtttgagtttataaggagaggctggatagacagggactttattccctggagtgtaggaggctgatcttgtagaggtctataaaataatgaggtgcatagataaGGTATCTATGGTATCATAAGGCATCTTTTcctgaaggtaggggagtctaaaactagagggcataggtttaaggtgagaagggagagatacaaaaggtccagagggacaattttttcacagagggtggtgagtgtctggaatgagctgccagaggtagtagtagaggcgggtacaattttgtcttttaaaacgcatttagacagttatatgggtaagatgggtatagagggatatgggccaaatgtgggcaattgggaatagcttagtggtaaaaactgggcggcatggacaagttgggctgaagggcctgtttccatgctgtaaacctctatgactctatattggAATTATTTCTTCTGTAAAAGACGGAGTTGTAACAGTGTTTAAATTCATCAATGATATACACTTCTATATGCATTTATAAACTTATAACCTAATGTAAGTCCAGACCCCTCAGGTCAGAGGATCAGAGACTTTGAACACAGTTCAGGGGGTGCTGAAAGGGTACACTACTTGTCATATTGCCAGCAAGGATGACTATTGGCTGGAACCCTTGAGTTTCTGTTTTGGGCATTCAGTGTCACTATTGATGGGTACTGCCACTGTCGTCCTTTTAGACCTGCTGCAAAGATTGACTTTCCTGCACCCACTTCTTAACACAGGATCTTACTAAGAGGTGGTTCTGAACCAGGGAAATATTGAACATCTGCAGCTAATTGGAACTCATGAAGTCAAGCTGGTATATTTCAGGTCAAGTAGAGAGCAATCAAGTTAGGACTTGTGCCTAAACTGGGGGTTGAGAATGGAAAGATGAAAATCAACCCAGATTTTAATATTTCATTCCGGGAACTTACAATTGTTTCAGCAGTGTGACTATTCTCATTGAGGAACGAGACCTGTATTCTGTCTGTTGCATGGTAATGGAAACATTTACATCAATGACTGGTTTACTAAGTTGTTTTGCCAACTTATGCCTCAGCTGCGTTTACTTGGGaaggtgggtgtgagtgagtgagtgagagagagagcactcgcCCTGAATTTTTTCAGTGGTTATTTAGGAAAATTTTAAACAATGAGGCTGAACTTCTGCCTGCGGTGAAAAGAA
Above is a genomic segment from Mustelus asterias chromosome 11, sMusAst1.hap1.1, whole genome shotgun sequence containing:
- the LOC144500906 gene encoding ankyrin repeat domain-containing protein 1-like; translated protein: MVMLRVEDLVTGKKSEVKPGGWEARPPTVQEEFASGEYSSAVAIEKHDGVRCRTEAFPFIPSHSHQKEKLQPLPHSKNVKPAEQKLKLETIDDLQFIIRLKKKKQTKAIVVECPAEEEPQPITGPVDVETFWKAAVDNKPAVIEKYLADGGHPDVCDQFNRTAMHRACSEGNEEIVLKLLEAGASIEFRDMLSATAVHWSCRGGNLEVLKTLLNKDANVNAKDKLCSTPLHVAVRTGRYDCAEHLIACGADLNARDIEGDTPMHDAVRLNRYRLMKLLMIYGANPTLKNCNAQTPLDLVLQWQTGTKEILNQFMENSQKSPK